The Takifugu rubripes chromosome 3, fTakRub1.2, whole genome shotgun sequence genome contains a region encoding:
- the ccm2l gene encoding cerebral cavernous malformations 2 protein-like isoform X1, whose amino-acid sequence MDYKPKKARKAFVSPIKRLVWSKSGRRTVDRSSTYRRPLHTVPLYAPDYLIHPERLIFDYIEKEVKFLGHLTWVSVSLNSSSRDELLQLLDTARQLKVLPLKTSIDQDCIMSLSARCLLLTWRDNEKLLMRIPTHEIAAASYLRDDALHLLVLKTGLNVDTVVAGDDSLDRKTTGIDGRRQTVSCNADPRPVGGTMERRHTICGVDWRPSLSRSNHDKSQNVERGGGGGGGGGSLERKRVGGSWERKQQTRKPGGSWENRRARPVSGSWGVGGSGGGCGSWERRHGGGGGGGSWERRGGAGVGGGGGGSWERRQACTGSWERGKSYGSWERRNHNPLEPTPCPDAYCNLVILAVENRDAAEEYCSLICQMFQIIYGHQTIECVDRAGFHHTMPDHYWLQRSDSCLTDMSYSYDPEFSCCSSYDDSQDAFEQYYSETYSENSSLSLQDSQRSLASVSDPGENNPALLLMHEYMMTLRNKLNPVELQQFAVLLREYRLGSNIEHFCCELLQLYGDQRKFLLLGMRPFIPDKDVGVFESFMESIGIREGGILTDSFGRIKRSMSSTSATAMRGSYDSSSLASGCQEFNRRISDITHDIQALGFQDTHGDIEEEDYYL is encoded by the exons ATGGACTATAAACCAAAGAAGGCCAGAAAG GCTTTTGTCTCTCCAATCAAAAGGCTGGTCTGGTCAAAATCTGGACGCAGAACTGTGGATCGAAGTAGCACTTACCGCCGACCACTGCACACCGTCCCCCTCTATGCCCCAGATTACCTCATCCACCCCGAGAGGCTCATCTTTGACTACATAGAGAAGGAGGTCAAG TTCCTCGGTCACCTGACCTGGGTGTCAGTGTCACTGAACTCCTCCAGCAGAGATGAGCTGCTACAGCTACTGGACACAGCAAGG cagctgaaggtgcTGCCGCTGAAGACCAGCATTGATCAGGACTGCATCATGAGTCTGTCGGCTCGCTGTCTGCTGTTGACGTGGCGGGATAacgagaagctgctgatgaggaTTCCCACGCATGAGATCGCTGCTGCCTCCTACCTGCGAGACGACGCACTGCACCTGTTGGTCCTCAAGACAG GTCTGAACGTAGACACAGTGGTCGCGGGAGATGACAGCCTCGACAGGAAGACAACGGGCATCGACGGACGAAGGCAAACTGTGAGCTGCAATGCTGATCCTCGACCTGTGGGGGGCACCATGGAGCGAAGACATACCATCTGTGGAGTAGACTGGAGACCATCACTATCAAGGAGTAACCATGACAAATCCCAGAatgtggagagaggaggaggaggaggaggaggaggagggagtctggagaggaagagagtggGAGGTAGCtgggagaggaagcagcagaccCGGAAACCAGGTGGGAGCTGGGAAAACCGCAGAGCCAGGCCAGTGAGCGGGAGCTGGGGGGTGGGAGGAAGTGGCGGAGGATGTGGGAGCTGGGAGAGGAGGcatgggggaggaggtggtggtggaagctgggagaggagaggtggagctggtgttggaggaggaggcggcgggagCTGGGAGCGGCGGCAAGCCTGCACTGGGAGCTGGGAGAGGGGAAAGAGCTACGGCAGCTGGGAGAGAAGGAACCACAACCCCCTGGAACCCACACCCTGCCCAGATGCTTACTGCAACCTGGTGATCCTGGCTGTGGAAAACCGG gatgcTGCAGAGGAGTACTGTTCTCTCATCTGTCAGATGTTCCAGATCATCTATGGCCATCAGACCATCGAGTGCGTGGACAGGGCAGGGTTTCACCACACCATGCCGGACCACTACTGGCTGCAGAGGA GCGACAGCTGTCTGACTGACATGTCCTACAGCTATGATCCAgagttcagctgctgcagctccta CGACGACTCTCAGGACGCCTTTGAGCAGTACTACAGTGAGACCTACAGCGAGAACTCGTCACTGTCGCTGCAGGACTCCCAGCGTAGCCTGGCGTCCGTCAGTGACCCTGGAGAGAATAACCCCgccctgctgctgatgcacgAGTACATGATGACG ctgcggAACAAGCTGAATCCAGTGGAGCTCCAGCAGTTTGCTGTGTTGCTGAGAGAATACCGGCTGGGTTCCAACATCGAGCACTTCTGCtgcgagctgctgcagctctacgGCGACCAGCGCaagttcctcctccttg GAATGCGTCCCTTCATTCCTGACAAAGATGTTGGGGTGTTTGAGAGTTTCATGGAGAGCATTGGGATCCGGGAAGGTGGGATTCTAACCGACAGCTTTGGACGCATCAAACGCAGCATGAGCAGCACGTCGGCTACAGCCATGAGAGG CAGCTACGACAGCTCGTCTCTGGCTTCAGGCTGTCAGGAATTCAACCGGCGCATCTCCGACATCACCCACGACATCCAGGCGCTGGGTTTTCaggacacacacggagacaTCGAGGAGGAAGACTACTACCTGTAA
- the ccm2l gene encoding cerebral cavernous malformations 2 protein-like isoform X2 — MDYKPKKARKAFVSPIKRLVWSKSGRRTVDRSSTYRRPLHTVPLYAPDYLIHPERLIFDYIEKEVKFLGHLTWVSVSLNSSSRDELLQLLDTARQLKVLPLKTSIDQDCIMSLSARCLLLTWRDNEKLLMRIPTHEIAAASYLRDDALHLLVLKTGLNVDTVVAGDDSLDRKTTGIDGRRQTVSCNADPRPVGGTMERRHTICGVDWRPSLSRSNHDKSQNVERGGGGGGGGGSLERKRVGGSWERKQQTRKPGGSWENRRARPVSGSWGVGGSGGGCGSWERRHGGGGGGGSWERRGGAGVGGGGGGSWERRQACTGSWERGKSYGSWERRNHNPLEPTPCPDAYCNLVILAVENRDAAEEYCSLICQMFQIIYGHQTIECVDRAGFHHTMPDHYWLQRSDSCLTDMSYSYDPEFSCCSSYDDSQDAFEQYYSETYSENSSLSLQDSQRSLASVSDPGENNPALLLMHEYMMTLRNKLNPVELQQFAVLLREYRLGSNIEHFCCELLQLYGDQRKFLLLGMRPFIPDKDVGVFESFMESIGIREGGILTDSFGRIKRSMSSTSATAMRGYDSSSLASGCQEFNRRISDITHDIQALGFQDTHGDIEEEDYYL, encoded by the exons ATGGACTATAAACCAAAGAAGGCCAGAAAG GCTTTTGTCTCTCCAATCAAAAGGCTGGTCTGGTCAAAATCTGGACGCAGAACTGTGGATCGAAGTAGCACTTACCGCCGACCACTGCACACCGTCCCCCTCTATGCCCCAGATTACCTCATCCACCCCGAGAGGCTCATCTTTGACTACATAGAGAAGGAGGTCAAG TTCCTCGGTCACCTGACCTGGGTGTCAGTGTCACTGAACTCCTCCAGCAGAGATGAGCTGCTACAGCTACTGGACACAGCAAGG cagctgaaggtgcTGCCGCTGAAGACCAGCATTGATCAGGACTGCATCATGAGTCTGTCGGCTCGCTGTCTGCTGTTGACGTGGCGGGATAacgagaagctgctgatgaggaTTCCCACGCATGAGATCGCTGCTGCCTCCTACCTGCGAGACGACGCACTGCACCTGTTGGTCCTCAAGACAG GTCTGAACGTAGACACAGTGGTCGCGGGAGATGACAGCCTCGACAGGAAGACAACGGGCATCGACGGACGAAGGCAAACTGTGAGCTGCAATGCTGATCCTCGACCTGTGGGGGGCACCATGGAGCGAAGACATACCATCTGTGGAGTAGACTGGAGACCATCACTATCAAGGAGTAACCATGACAAATCCCAGAatgtggagagaggaggaggaggaggaggaggaggagggagtctggagaggaagagagtggGAGGTAGCtgggagaggaagcagcagaccCGGAAACCAGGTGGGAGCTGGGAAAACCGCAGAGCCAGGCCAGTGAGCGGGAGCTGGGGGGTGGGAGGAAGTGGCGGAGGATGTGGGAGCTGGGAGAGGAGGcatgggggaggaggtggtggtggaagctgggagaggagaggtggagctggtgttggaggaggaggcggcgggagCTGGGAGCGGCGGCAAGCCTGCACTGGGAGCTGGGAGAGGGGAAAGAGCTACGGCAGCTGGGAGAGAAGGAACCACAACCCCCTGGAACCCACACCCTGCCCAGATGCTTACTGCAACCTGGTGATCCTGGCTGTGGAAAACCGG gatgcTGCAGAGGAGTACTGTTCTCTCATCTGTCAGATGTTCCAGATCATCTATGGCCATCAGACCATCGAGTGCGTGGACAGGGCAGGGTTTCACCACACCATGCCGGACCACTACTGGCTGCAGAGGA GCGACAGCTGTCTGACTGACATGTCCTACAGCTATGATCCAgagttcagctgctgcagctccta CGACGACTCTCAGGACGCCTTTGAGCAGTACTACAGTGAGACCTACAGCGAGAACTCGTCACTGTCGCTGCAGGACTCCCAGCGTAGCCTGGCGTCCGTCAGTGACCCTGGAGAGAATAACCCCgccctgctgctgatgcacgAGTACATGATGACG ctgcggAACAAGCTGAATCCAGTGGAGCTCCAGCAGTTTGCTGTGTTGCTGAGAGAATACCGGCTGGGTTCCAACATCGAGCACTTCTGCtgcgagctgctgcagctctacgGCGACCAGCGCaagttcctcctccttg GAATGCGTCCCTTCATTCCTGACAAAGATGTTGGGGTGTTTGAGAGTTTCATGGAGAGCATTGGGATCCGGGAAGGTGGGATTCTAACCGACAGCTTTGGACGCATCAAACGCAGCATGAGCAGCACGTCGGCTACAGCCATGAGAGG CTACGACAGCTCGTCTCTGGCTTCAGGCTGTCAGGAATTCAACCGGCGCATCTCCGACATCACCCACGACATCCAGGCGCTGGGTTTTCaggacacacacggagacaTCGAGGAGGAAGACTACTACCTGTAA
- the ccm2l gene encoding cerebral cavernous malformations 2 protein-like isoform X3, translating to MDYKPKKARKAFVSPIKRLVWSKSGRRTVDRSSTYRRPLHTVPLYAPDYLIHPERLIFDYIEKEVKFLGHLTWVSVSLNSSSRDELLQLLDTARQLKVLPLKTSIDQDCIMSLSARCLLLTWRDNEKLLMRIPTHEIAAASYLRDDALHLLVLKTGLNVDTVVAGDDSLDRKTTGIDGRRQTVSCNADPRPVGGTMERRHTICGVDWRPSLSRSNHDKSQNVERGGGGGGGGGSLERKRVGGSWERKQQTRKPGGSWENRRARPVSGSWGVGGSGGGCGSWERRHGGGGGGGSWERRGGAGVGGGGGGSWERRQACTGSWERGKSYGSWERRNHNPLEPTPCPDAYCNLVILAVENRDAAEEYCSLICQMFQIIYGHQTIECVDRAGFHHTMPDHYWLQRSDSCLTDMSYSYDPEFSCCSSYDDSQDAFEQYYSETYSENSSLSLQDSQRSLASVSDPGENNPALLLMHEYMMTLRNKLNPVELQQFAVLLREYRLGSNIEHFCCELLQLYGDQRKFLLLGEEQKFDVYLN from the exons ATGGACTATAAACCAAAGAAGGCCAGAAAG GCTTTTGTCTCTCCAATCAAAAGGCTGGTCTGGTCAAAATCTGGACGCAGAACTGTGGATCGAAGTAGCACTTACCGCCGACCACTGCACACCGTCCCCCTCTATGCCCCAGATTACCTCATCCACCCCGAGAGGCTCATCTTTGACTACATAGAGAAGGAGGTCAAG TTCCTCGGTCACCTGACCTGGGTGTCAGTGTCACTGAACTCCTCCAGCAGAGATGAGCTGCTACAGCTACTGGACACAGCAAGG cagctgaaggtgcTGCCGCTGAAGACCAGCATTGATCAGGACTGCATCATGAGTCTGTCGGCTCGCTGTCTGCTGTTGACGTGGCGGGATAacgagaagctgctgatgaggaTTCCCACGCATGAGATCGCTGCTGCCTCCTACCTGCGAGACGACGCACTGCACCTGTTGGTCCTCAAGACAG GTCTGAACGTAGACACAGTGGTCGCGGGAGATGACAGCCTCGACAGGAAGACAACGGGCATCGACGGACGAAGGCAAACTGTGAGCTGCAATGCTGATCCTCGACCTGTGGGGGGCACCATGGAGCGAAGACATACCATCTGTGGAGTAGACTGGAGACCATCACTATCAAGGAGTAACCATGACAAATCCCAGAatgtggagagaggaggaggaggaggaggaggaggagggagtctggagaggaagagagtggGAGGTAGCtgggagaggaagcagcagaccCGGAAACCAGGTGGGAGCTGGGAAAACCGCAGAGCCAGGCCAGTGAGCGGGAGCTGGGGGGTGGGAGGAAGTGGCGGAGGATGTGGGAGCTGGGAGAGGAGGcatgggggaggaggtggtggtggaagctgggagaggagaggtggagctggtgttggaggaggaggcggcgggagCTGGGAGCGGCGGCAAGCCTGCACTGGGAGCTGGGAGAGGGGAAAGAGCTACGGCAGCTGGGAGAGAAGGAACCACAACCCCCTGGAACCCACACCCTGCCCAGATGCTTACTGCAACCTGGTGATCCTGGCTGTGGAAAACCGG gatgcTGCAGAGGAGTACTGTTCTCTCATCTGTCAGATGTTCCAGATCATCTATGGCCATCAGACCATCGAGTGCGTGGACAGGGCAGGGTTTCACCACACCATGCCGGACCACTACTGGCTGCAGAGGA GCGACAGCTGTCTGACTGACATGTCCTACAGCTATGATCCAgagttcagctgctgcagctccta CGACGACTCTCAGGACGCCTTTGAGCAGTACTACAGTGAGACCTACAGCGAGAACTCGTCACTGTCGCTGCAGGACTCCCAGCGTAGCCTGGCGTCCGTCAGTGACCCTGGAGAGAATAACCCCgccctgctgctgatgcacgAGTACATGATGACG ctgcggAACAAGCTGAATCCAGTGGAGCTCCAGCAGTTTGCTGTGTTGCTGAGAGAATACCGGCTGGGTTCCAACATCGAGCACTTCTGCtgcgagctgctgcagctctacgGCGACCAGCGCaagttcctcctccttggtgagGAGCAGAAGTTCGATGTTTACTTGAATTGA